One Bacteroidota bacterium genomic region harbors:
- a CDS encoding DUF59 domain-containing protein, with product MTDATTTSKTDTEYVRPLRDRVIEVLKTCYDPEIPVDIYELGLIYEVRVDPGNDVYIKMTLTSPACPVAETLPPDVEQKVRNIPDVNNAKVEITFEPPWEKDMMSEEARLELGMW from the coding sequence ATGACAGACGCGACTACAACATCCAAAACGGATACCGAATATGTAAGGCCACTTCGTGACAGAGTCATCGAAGTATTGAAAACCTGTTATGATCCCGAGATTCCGGTGGACATTTACGAGTTGGGACTCATCTATGAAGTGCGCGTGGATCCGGGCAATGATGTCTACATTAAAATGACACTTACTTCTCCGGCTTGTCCGGTTGCGGAAACCTTACCGCCTGATGTAGAACAAAAAGTTAGGAATATTCCGGATGTAAATAACGCGAAAGTTGAAATCACCTTTGAGCCACCCTGGGAGAAGGATATGATGAGCGAAGAAGCCAGGCTGGAGTTGGGAATGTGGTAA
- a CDS encoding iron-sulfur cluster assembly accessory protein codes for MITVTEKAKAKAIELMTAENKPGEAFIRVGVEGGGCSGLTYKLEFDTQIRPDDKVFEDKGIKIVCDKKSFLYLIGTELDFSDGLNGKGFAFHNPNASRTCGCGESFSV; via the coding sequence ATGATAACGGTAACAGAAAAGGCTAAGGCTAAGGCAATTGAGCTCATGACAGCCGAAAATAAACCAGGAGAGGCCTTTATCAGGGTTGGAGTTGAGGGTGGGGGATGTTCAGGTCTTACTTACAAATTGGAATTTGATACGCAAATCCGCCCTGATGATAAAGTCTTCGAGGATAAAGGGATCAAAATCGTATGTGATAAAAAGAGTTTTTTATATCTCATCGGAACCGAACTTGATTTCAGTGATGGACTGAATGGAAAAGGTTTCGCTTTCCATAATCCCAATGCATCAAGAACATGTGGATGCGGGGAATCGTTTTCAGTTTAA
- the sufB gene encoding Fe-S cluster assembly protein SufB, whose amino-acid sequence MSEDQKIISEVTESDYKWGFISDIESDQAPKGLNEEVVRFISLKKKEPAWLLEWRLKAYRHWLTMEEPVWPNVHYPKIDFNDIIYYSAPKPKPSLNSLDELDPEIKATFDKLGISLEEQKRLSGVAVDAVIDSVSVKTTFRESLAELGIIFCSFSEAVHDYPELIKEYLGSVVPPTDNFYAALNSAVFSDGSFCYIPKGVRCPMELSTYFRINSAGTGQFERTLIVAEEGSYVSYLEGCTAPMRDENQLHAAVVEIYSHKDAQVKYSTVQNWYPGDKEGKGGIYNFVTKRGLCAGTHSRISWTQVETGSAITWKYPSVILKGDHSIGEFYSVAVTNNYQQADTGTKMIHLGKNTKSTIISKGISGGKSQNSYRGLVRISRKADNARNFSQCDSLLLGDKCGAHTFPYLEVNNKSAIVEHEATTSKVGEDQIFYCNQRGISTEDAVGLIVNGYCKEVFNQLPMEFAVEAQKLLAISLEGSVG is encoded by the coding sequence ATGTCAGAAGATCAAAAAATAATTTCAGAAGTAACCGAAAGCGATTACAAGTGGGGATTCATTTCTGATATCGAATCAGATCAGGCACCCAAAGGTTTGAATGAAGAAGTCGTTCGGTTTATTTCATTGAAGAAAAAAGAACCGGCATGGTTGCTTGAGTGGAGGCTGAAAGCTTACCGTCATTGGCTGACCATGGAGGAGCCTGTGTGGCCGAATGTTCATTATCCCAAAATTGATTTTAACGATATCATATATTACTCAGCTCCCAAACCAAAACCGTCTTTGAATAGTCTGGACGAACTGGATCCGGAAATCAAAGCGACATTTGATAAACTTGGAATTTCACTCGAAGAACAAAAGCGACTTTCAGGTGTCGCTGTGGATGCAGTGATTGACAGTGTATCCGTAAAAACTACTTTTCGCGAATCACTTGCTGAGCTTGGAATTATTTTTTGTTCTTTCAGTGAAGCGGTACATGATTATCCTGAGTTGATAAAAGAATACCTGGGTTCTGTAGTTCCGCCAACGGATAATTTTTATGCGGCCCTGAACTCCGCTGTTTTCAGTGACGGTTCATTTTGTTACATCCCGAAAGGCGTGCGTTGCCCGATGGAGCTGTCTACTTACTTTCGAATCAATTCAGCAGGAACAGGACAGTTTGAACGAACATTGATTGTCGCGGAGGAAGGTTCATATGTCAGTTATCTGGAAGGTTGTACCGCTCCGATGCGTGATGAAAATCAGTTGCATGCCGCTGTAGTGGAAATCTATTCGCACAAAGATGCGCAAGTGAAATATTCAACGGTTCAAAACTGGTATCCGGGTGATAAAGAGGGGAAGGGCGGCATTTATAATTTCGTTACCAAGCGCGGACTTTGTGCAGGAACTCATTCCAGAATTTCATGGACGCAGGTTGAAACAGGATCGGCAATTACCTGGAAATATCCGAGTGTCATTCTCAAGGGTGATCATTCTATCGGTGAATTTTACAGTGTTGCCGTGACCAATAACTATCAACAGGCGGATACAGGAACAAAGATGATCCACCTGGGAAAAAATACGAAGAGTACCATTATCTCAAAAGGAATTTCTGGAGGAAAAAGTCAGAATAGTTATCGCGGACTGGTCCGTATCAGCAGAAAAGCAGACAATGCACGAAATTTTTCACAGTGCGACTCACTACTGCTTGGCGATAAATGTGGTGCGCATACTTTTCCATACCTCGAAGTCAACAACAAGAGCGCGATTGTTGAACACGAAGCAACGACATCAAAAGTAGGAGAAGATCAGATCTTTTATTGCAATCAGCGCGGTATTTCAACAGAAGATGCTGTAGGACTGATTGTGAATGGATATTGTAAAGAAGTATTTAATCAACTTCCGATGGAATTCGCGGTAGAAGCCCAAAAACTTCTCGCAATTTCGCTGGAAGGAAGTGTAGGATAA
- a CDS encoding DUF2480 family protein yields the protein MDEIVNKVSESGLLTVDLEEFYIPGERVLFDITSWLFEELILKEKDFREQIKNHPWENYKDKLVALTCTADAIVPTWAFMLVASKLAPFASRVFFGDLNKLEETLFHEQVAAMNPEDYKDQRVVIKGCSKKDVPVSAYVELTAFLRPLVKSIMYGEPCSTVPVYKRVEK from the coding sequence ATGGATGAAATAGTAAATAAAGTTTCAGAAAGCGGATTGCTCACTGTCGATCTTGAGGAATTTTATATTCCCGGAGAACGTGTGCTTTTTGATATTACGTCCTGGCTTTTTGAGGAGTTGATTTTGAAAGAAAAGGACTTTCGTGAACAGATCAAAAATCATCCCTGGGAAAATTATAAGGACAAACTGGTTGCTTTAACCTGCACGGCTGATGCGATTGTTCCGACATGGGCTTTTATGCTTGTCGCATCCAAACTGGCGCCTTTTGCAAGTCGTGTGTTTTTTGGGGATTTGAATAAACTGGAAGAAACACTTTTTCACGAGCAGGTTGCTGCAATGAACCCTGAGGATTACAAGGATCAGCGGGTAGTTATTAAAGGGTGTTCTAAAAAAGATGTCCCGGTTTCCGCTTATGTAGAATTGACCGCTTTTCTGCGGCCTCTGGTAAAGAGTATTATGTACGGAGAACCATGTTCAACGGTACCCGTTTATAAAAGGGTGGAGAAATAA
- a CDS encoding ImmA/IrrE family metallo-endopeptidase: protein MKSKANINREVLKWARKTAKISLEKAAATISKTCKVDRIKDWESPEGTDLPSVKQMEKLARLYRRPVDVFYLKYIPKDFPALKDFRSNKDVELSTAVIFMMREVQEKQEWLSKFLAGRREKKIEFIGKYTIKSPVETVARDIRKTLNIQPGKADLKPLKHWIEQAENKRIFVTLSSNFHTRLKLDSDNFKAFAIADKFAPFIFINADDWEHGQLFSLVHELAHLWIGVSGISSDTGIGLTDPQGMHVVEKFCRAVAEEALLPQSEIQSFLEVKGPLTLRHVAKGARRMGISNQAFLLRVKKLNLISEEIFRNLTKEADQVWKEFLIKEASKPKSSGGPNYYVMQMRRGSKTFSTLVMDVYKSGKLSGDMASRLLSVREGNFMKYEKYLYKKA from the coding sequence TTGAAATCAAAAGCCAACATCAATCGGGAAGTTCTGAAGTGGGCCAGGAAAACTGCGAAGATTTCATTGGAAAAAGCGGCAGCGACCATTTCAAAAACATGCAAGGTGGATCGAATCAAGGATTGGGAATCGCCGGAAGGAACTGATTTGCCAAGTGTGAAGCAGATGGAAAAACTTGCCCGCTTGTACAGAAGGCCTGTGGATGTTTTTTATCTGAAATATATTCCAAAAGATTTTCCTGCTTTAAAGGATTTCCGGAGTAACAAGGATGTGGAACTCAGCACAGCTGTCATTTTCATGATGCGAGAAGTCCAGGAAAAACAGGAATGGTTGAGTAAATTTCTTGCCGGCAGAAGAGAGAAAAAAATTGAGTTCATTGGAAAATATACGATCAAAAGCCCGGTTGAAACTGTTGCCCGGGACATTCGCAAAACACTTAACATCCAACCGGGAAAAGCAGACCTGAAACCACTGAAACACTGGATAGAACAGGCAGAAAACAAAAGAATTTTTGTCACGCTTAGTAGCAATTTTCACACCCGCCTAAAACTGGATAGTGATAACTTTAAAGCCTTTGCGATTGCAGACAAATTCGCCCCGTTTATTTTTATCAATGCCGATGACTGGGAGCACGGACAATTATTTTCCCTGGTGCATGAACTGGCACATCTTTGGATCGGTGTATCAGGCATATCAAGTGATACCGGTATCGGTCTGACTGATCCGCAAGGCATGCATGTAGTAGAAAAATTTTGCAGGGCAGTCGCTGAAGAAGCCCTTCTGCCGCAATCTGAGATCCAATCCTTCCTCGAAGTCAAGGGCCCTCTTACGCTTAGACATGTTGCCAAAGGTGCCCGAAGAATGGGAATCAGCAATCAGGCATTTTTATTACGCGTAAAAAAATTGAACTTAATAAGTGAAGAAATATTCAGGAATCTTACAAAAGAGGCTGATCAAGTCTGGAAAGAATTTTTGATTAAAGAAGCCAGTAAACCCAAATCCTCCGGAGGACCCAATTACTATGTGATGCAAATGAGGCGAGGAAGTAAGACATTTTCTACGCTGGTCATGGATGTTTACAAGAGCGGTAAATTGAGTGGGGATATGGCTAGCCGATTACTTAGTGTCAGGGAAGGAAACTTTATGAAGTACGAGAAATACCTGTACAAGAAAGCCTGA
- a CDS encoding transposase, protein MSKSTKVQRENIAWFYDQPVDIKFEMVMNHFEMCRIMINQIFEEIIREKTGERYEHSLSGPKKFYRHGFNPGSIKMGDHRLPVEIPRIRESSSGKCVPLPGLENLRNLAEPTEEVLKKVLHGISTRDYKKVTNHLAESFGLSSSQVSREFKEQSEEAFKHFCERTYEDHNFVVLLIDGKYLASEQMVVALGVTDKGIKIPVGFIQTSNENSQAISQLLKQILAKKI, encoded by the coding sequence ATGAGCAAATCTACAAAAGTTCAACGAGAAAACATTGCTTGGTTTTACGACCAACCAGTCGACATTAAATTTGAAATGGTGATGAATCATTTTGAGATGTGTCGAATCATGATTAATCAGATTTTTGAAGAAATTATCAGAGAAAAGACAGGTGAACGTTATGAGCATTCACTTTCGGGCCCAAAAAAATTCTATCGCCACGGTTTCAATCCGGGGAGCATCAAAATGGGAGATCATCGATTGCCGGTGGAAATTCCAAGAATCAGGGAATCTTCAAGTGGAAAATGTGTACCGCTTCCAGGTCTGGAAAACTTAAGAAACCTAGCCGAGCCAACCGAAGAAGTTCTCAAAAAGGTTCTTCATGGAATCAGCACCCGTGATTATAAAAAAGTAACTAACCATTTAGCCGAAAGTTTCGGACTCAGTTCAAGTCAGGTCAGTCGTGAGTTTAAAGAACAAAGCGAAGAAGCATTCAAGCATTTTTGTGAACGAACCTATGAAGATCACAATTTTGTTGTACTGTTAATTGACGGAAAATATCTGGCCAGTGAACAGATGGTAGTCGCCTTGGGTGTGACGGATAAAGGGATCAAAATTCCGGTAGGTTTTATTCAAACATCAAATGAAAATAGCCAGGCCATAAGCCAGTTGCTTAAACAAATACTCGCAAAGAAAATTTAG
- a CDS encoding SufE family protein, with amino-acid sequence MSIAEIESEIISEFELFDEWTEKYEYIIELGQKLPPLDARYKLEENKIKGCQSSVWLHSSEKEGKIYFEADSDSTFVKGEIGLLIRVLSGQKAQDIIDAQLGFIDQIGLRQHLALTRANGLASMIKQMKLYALAHQSRQTA; translated from the coding sequence GTGAGCATCGCTGAAATAGAAAGTGAAATAATTTCCGAATTTGAACTGTTCGATGAATGGACAGAAAAATATGAATACATCATTGAGCTGGGACAAAAACTCCCTCCACTTGATGCACGATATAAATTGGAAGAAAATAAAATAAAAGGATGCCAGAGTTCAGTGTGGTTACACTCCTCTGAGAAAGAGGGTAAGATTTATTTTGAAGCGGATAGCGATTCCACCTTTGTTAAGGGTGAGATCGGTTTACTGATCCGGGTGCTTTCCGGACAGAAGGCGCAGGACATTATCGACGCACAATTAGGATTTATCGATCAGATTGGTTTGCGACAGCACCTTGCGCTTACACGTGCAAACGGACTCGCTTCCATGATTAAACAAATGAAACTCTACGCATTGGCACATCAAAGCCGGCAGACAGCATGA
- the thiL gene encoding thiamine-phosphate kinase yields the protein MFENSAKRTELGELGEFGLIEMIQKSIHLRNPESLKGIGDDAAVIDSQGLTTVVTCDMLVEGVHFDLMFHPLKHLGYKAVVVNLSDVYAMNATPKQILVSIAISNRFSLEAVEELYQGMELACENYKVDLVGGDTTTSTSGLILSITAIGTVEKDQIVYRNGAKEHDLLCVSGDLGGAYMGLQILEREKKIFLENPKIQPDLSGNDYILERQLKPEARREITEKLRELGVKPTSMIDISDGLSSEVLHLCRQSNVGCAIYEDKIPIDPQTYDRAREFGLDPTVCALSGGEDYELLFTIRQEDYEKLRMHMDISIIGHITDAASGAHLVDKSGNQVALTAQGWDALLKRN from the coding sequence ATGTTCGAAAATTCAGCAAAAAGGACGGAATTAGGAGAATTGGGCGAATTTGGCCTCATTGAAATGATTCAGAAAAGTATTCACCTGCGAAACCCTGAATCATTGAAAGGGATTGGTGATGACGCCGCGGTTATCGATTCCCAAGGACTCACAACTGTTGTCACCTGCGATATGCTGGTTGAAGGAGTTCATTTTGACCTGATGTTTCATCCTTTAAAACATCTTGGTTACAAAGCTGTGGTTGTTAACCTGAGCGATGTTTACGCGATGAATGCAACGCCAAAGCAAATCCTTGTAAGTATTGCCATTTCCAACCGGTTCTCACTCGAAGCAGTGGAAGAACTTTACCAGGGTATGGAACTGGCATGTGAAAACTACAAAGTTGATCTTGTTGGTGGAGATACTACAACTTCTACATCCGGACTCATCCTTTCGATCACTGCTATTGGTACTGTTGAAAAAGATCAAATCGTTTATCGAAACGGAGCCAAAGAGCACGACCTGCTTTGTGTGTCCGGGGACCTGGGTGGAGCATACATGGGTTTACAGATCCTCGAACGTGAAAAGAAAATTTTCCTGGAAAACCCGAAAATACAACCCGATCTGAGTGGTAATGATTACATACTTGAACGTCAGCTCAAGCCTGAAGCAAGAAGAGAAATCACAGAAAAACTCCGGGAGTTAGGTGTGAAACCTACGTCTATGATCGATATCTCAGACGGACTTTCCTCTGAGGTTTTGCACTTGTGCCGACAGTCAAATGTGGGCTGCGCGATTTACGAAGACAAAATTCCAATCGATCCGCAAACATATGATCGTGCCCGCGAATTCGGACTTGATCCTACTGTTTGCGCACTTAGTGGTGGTGAGGATTATGAATTATTATTCACTATTCGTCAGGAAGACTACGAAAAGCTTCGTATGCACATGGACATTTCCATCATCGGTCATATCACCGATGCGGCAAGTGGCGCTCACCTTGTGGATAAATCCGGAAACCAGGTTGCATTAACTGCACAGGGCTGGGACGCTTTACTAAAGCGAAATTGA
- a CDS encoding transposase, translating to MIDGSKGASQGGGRCVWKKAIIQRCQWHKRENVLSYLSDRDKSNFKTKIQNAYREPDYNKAKLVLLNIHKELLKNQSKCSELSTGRLGRNAYTPQIESCANIFQKFGYDKLY from the coding sequence GTGATCGATGGTAGCAAGGGGGCTTCACAAGGCGGTGGTCGATGTGTTTGGAAAAAAGCAATTATTCAGCGTTGTCAGTGGCACAAACGTGAAAATGTACTGAGCTATTTAAGTGATCGGGACAAATCGAATTTTAAAACAAAAATACAGAATGCATACCGGGAACCTGATTACAATAAAGCTAAACTGGTATTGCTAAACATCCACAAAGAGCTCTTAAAAAATCAATCAAAATGCAGCGAACTCTCTACTGGAAGGCTTGGAAGAAACGCTTACACTCCACAAATTGAAAGTTGCGCAAATATTTTCCAGAAGTTTGGCTACGACAAATTGTATTGA
- the sufD gene encoding Fe-S cluster assembly protein SufD, with product MNPGYQNTGTEKFIEAFDAFSIAHRKGNSDLNEMAMGRFKELGFPTTKHEEWKYTNVAPILKNTFSFSSPVFRLTKEDIQACLLTGKDSFVVVFENGYLNKELSVLDGIPQGVIIDSLAANRNHEQVKKHLGRYAPMKQESFVALNTAFVLDGAFIFVPADTVVEKPIHLLYINDSRAQSTVVYPRNLIIAEKSSSVKIATSYHTLGSVNAAFTNSVSEIITGTNANVEFIKIQNENNTTYHISHTEAVQARDSVFNISTITLGGAIVRNNLHIVLDDVNSTAHLYGLYITDGNQLVDNHTLVDHAKPNCESNELYKGVLGGKSQGVFNGKVFVRQDAQKTNAYQSNKNILLSDEATMNTKPQLEIFADDVKCSHGATTGQLDAEALFYLRSRGIGENAAKAFLNIAFAADVIKNISIENLRDRLMPLIESKLQQGN from the coding sequence ATGAATCCGGGCTACCAAAATACAGGGACAGAAAAATTTATCGAAGCATTTGATGCATTTTCGATAGCACATAGGAAGGGTAATTCCGATCTTAATGAAATGGCCATGGGTCGTTTTAAAGAATTGGGATTTCCAACAACAAAACACGAAGAATGGAAATACACTAATGTGGCTCCCATTCTGAAAAATACATTTTCATTTTCATCGCCGGTTTTTCGTTTGACGAAAGAGGATATCCAGGCATGCCTTCTGACTGGAAAAGATTCTTTTGTTGTTGTATTTGAAAATGGATATCTGAACAAGGAACTTTCCGTACTGGATGGAATTCCTCAGGGAGTGATTATTGACTCACTGGCCGCAAACAGAAATCATGAACAGGTAAAAAAACATCTGGGTCGCTATGCACCCATGAAGCAGGAAAGTTTTGTGGCTCTGAATACTGCTTTTGTACTGGATGGCGCATTTATTTTTGTCCCTGCGGATACAGTAGTAGAAAAACCAATTCATCTGTTGTATATCAATGATTCCAGGGCTCAATCAACCGTTGTGTATCCCCGAAACCTGATCATTGCAGAGAAAAGCTCGTCAGTAAAAATTGCAACCAGTTACCATACTTTGGGATCGGTAAATGCGGCATTCACGAACAGTGTATCAGAAATTATTACCGGAACAAATGCAAATGTAGAATTCATAAAAATTCAAAACGAAAATAATACTACCTACCATATCAGTCATACGGAAGCGGTACAGGCACGTGATTCTGTTTTTAACATCAGCACAATTACTCTTGGCGGAGCAATTGTTCGCAACAACCTCCACATTGTTCTTGACGATGTTAACAGCACCGCTCATTTGTATGGTCTGTATATCACGGATGGCAATCAGCTCGTCGACAATCATACATTGGTTGACCATGCAAAGCCGAATTGCGAGAGCAATGAGTTGTACAAAGGTGTACTTGGTGGAAAATCTCAGGGTGTTTTCAACGGAAAGGTTTTTGTTCGTCAGGATGCCCAGAAAACCAATGCCTATCAATCCAACAAGAATATTTTGCTTAGCGATGAGGCTACCATGAATACCAAACCTCAGCTGGAAATTTTCGCGGATGATGTGAAGTGCTCGCATGGAGCAACAACAGGACAGCTCGATGCGGAAGCTTTATTTTATTTACGTTCGAGAGGAATCGGTGAGAATGCCGCGAAAGCATTTCTCAACATTGCATTCGCCGCTGATGTTATTAAGAATATCTCCATTGAAAATTTACGTGACAGGCTTATGCCATTGATTGAAAGTAAACTCCAACAAGGTAATTAA
- the sufC gene encoding Fe-S cluster assembly ATPase SufC encodes MLEIKNLQAKVEEKQILNGINLNVKPGEVHAIMGPNGSGKSTLASVLAGRDEYEVTGGEVLFRGENLLDMSPEDRARKGLFLAFQYPVEIPGVTNANFLKTALNEIRKANGLAAMDSKEFLQVMKEKMKLVEMDKAMTQRSVNEGFSGGEKKRNEVFQMAMLEPSLAVLDETDSGLDIDALRIVANGVNALRNENRSFIVITHYQRLLDYIVPDFVHVLYKGRIVKSGTKELAFELEEKGYDWIKEENNVHI; translated from the coding sequence ATGTTAGAAATAAAGAATTTACAGGCGAAAGTAGAGGAGAAGCAAATTCTCAATGGAATTAATCTGAACGTCAAACCAGGAGAAGTTCATGCGATCATGGGACCGAATGGTTCCGGAAAAAGCACACTTGCATCCGTACTTGCCGGTCGTGATGAGTATGAAGTCACAGGAGGAGAAGTTCTGTTCCGTGGAGAAAATCTTCTGGACATGAGTCCTGAAGATCGAGCACGCAAAGGATTATTTCTCGCATTTCAGTATCCTGTTGAAATTCCGGGCGTGACAAATGCGAATTTCCTGAAAACCGCCCTCAACGAAATCCGCAAAGCGAACGGACTTGCTGCAATGGATTCGAAAGAATTTTTGCAAGTGATGAAGGAGAAGATGAAACTCGTTGAAATGGATAAAGCAATGACGCAGCGTTCAGTCAATGAAGGATTCAGCGGAGGAGAGAAGAAACGCAATGAAGTTTTTCAGATGGCTATGCTGGAACCGAGTTTAGCCGTGTTGGATGAAACGGATTCCGGTCTGGATATCGATGCATTGCGAATTGTCGCCAATGGAGTTAATGCTCTGCGTAACGAAAACCGTTCGTTTATTGTGATCACCCACTATCAGCGTTTGCTGGATTATATCGTTCCTGATTTCGTTCACGTATTGTACAAAGGACGTATTGTGAAATCAGGCACAAAAGAACTTGCCTTCGAGCTCGAAGAAAAGGGATACGACTGGATCAAGGAAGAGAACAATGTTCACATTTAA
- a CDS encoding cysteine desulfurase: MKSATVTASHKHRAFDVHETRKDFPVLNQKAYGKPLVYFDNAATSQKPLSVIHALTEYYSTYNANIHRGVHYLSQKASQAFDDVRVKVQHFIHAASEKEIIFVRGTTEGINLVAATFGRMNIHAGDEIIITAMEHHSNIVPWQILCEEKKAKLKVIPMDDSGVLNMDVYFSLLTEKTKLVSVVHTSNSLGTINPIKEIIRLAHQKGIPVLVDAAQAVVHEPLNVQELDCDFLTFSGHKMLGPTGVGILYGKLNHLESMPPYQGGGEMIHSVSFEKTTYNEVPYKFEAGTPNIADVIALGTAIDYLSGMDRAAALNHELGLMEYASLKLDEIEGVRLIGTAPEKASVVSFVIDGLNALDVGMYLDTMGIAVRTGHHCTEPVMDRFGIPGTIRASFMFYNTYQEVEQLIEGVKKAIALLK, from the coding sequence ATGAAATCCGCTACCGTAACCGCGTCTCACAAACATCGTGCATTTGATGTACACGAAACGCGAAAGGATTTTCCTGTTTTGAATCAAAAAGCTTACGGCAAACCTTTGGTCTATTTTGACAATGCCGCGACGTCGCAGAAACCGCTGTCGGTAATACATGCTTTAACGGAATATTATTCAACATACAACGCGAACATTCATCGCGGAGTTCATTACCTGAGTCAGAAAGCGTCACAGGCTTTTGATGATGTAAGGGTAAAGGTGCAGCACTTTATTCACGCTGCATCAGAGAAGGAAATCATCTTTGTTCGTGGGACAACCGAAGGTATCAACCTCGTTGCCGCCACTTTTGGTAGAATGAATATTCATGCCGGTGATGAAATCATCATCACGGCAATGGAGCATCACAGCAATATCGTTCCCTGGCAAATTCTTTGCGAAGAGAAGAAGGCAAAATTGAAAGTCATACCCATGGATGATTCGGGTGTGCTGAATATGGATGTCTATTTTTCTTTGTTGACGGAAAAAACGAAATTGGTTTCTGTTGTGCATACTTCAAATTCACTTGGGACCATCAACCCGATAAAAGAAATTATACGTCTGGCACATCAGAAAGGAATTCCTGTGCTGGTGGATGCAGCTCAGGCTGTTGTTCACGAGCCATTAAATGTTCAGGAGCTTGACTGTGATTTTCTCACCTTTTCCGGGCACAAAATGCTTGGGCCAACAGGTGTTGGAATATTGTATGGTAAACTGAATCATCTGGAATCCATGCCGCCTTACCAGGGCGGAGGAGAGATGATTCATTCGGTGAGTTTTGAAAAGACTACCTATAATGAAGTCCCTTATAAGTTCGAAGCCGGAACTCCCAATATCGCGGATGTCATCGCACTTGGAACTGCAATTGATTATTTGTCGGGGATGGATCGTGCGGCTGCGTTGAATCATGAGCTTGGTCTAATGGAATACGCTTCCTTGAAATTGGACGAAATAGAAGGAGTGAGACTTATTGGAACAGCTCCGGAAAAGGCAAGTGTTGTTTCATTTGTCATTGATGGGTTGAATGCACTTGATGTAGGAATGTATCTTGATACTATGGGAATCGCTGTGCGTACCGGACACCATTGCACGGAGCCGGTGATGGACAGATTTGGAATTCCCGGGACTATACGAGCATCCTTTATGTTTTACAATACCTACCAGGAAGTTGAACAGCTGATAGAAGGAGTGAAGAAGGCCATTGCATTGTTGAAATGA